In Verrucomicrobiota bacterium, one genomic interval encodes:
- a CDS encoding sugar ABC transporter ATP-binding protein: MSEPLLKLDSVAKAFAGLLALKPIHLEISSGEVRGLIGENGAGKSTLIKILSGVHAPDQGTILWNGAAVRFDSPRAALAGGIATIHQELAYFGQLSVTENLLMGERWPRHWWGGVNWGALHSEARSQLARFDLDLSPRACFHELSAAQRQEVAIAHALCRRARLLILDEPTASLSEPEAQRLFAQLQRLRREGVAILYVSHRLDEILQLTDRIAVLRDGELVANYRTSETDLNQLVRDMVGRALEQIYPRTRPARKSEPLLELNGVSCADLFRRISFRVHAGEIVGLAGLVGAGRSELGRAIYGLYPIDGGAMRLCGRSWRPSAPHQALQAGLVYLPEERKRQGLVLDHSVRDSISIGFSELISRFGLIKSSEETNRVGQALERFAIRSRSPSQEVGTLSGGNQQKALLARWLERGPTVIVLDEPTRGVDVAAKAEIHALIDRLAGQGKAVLLISSDLPEVLGMSDRVLVMHRGEIAAELSGGNMTQENVLLAASGLWTLK; this comes from the coding sequence GTGTCCGAGCCGTTGCTGAAACTCGACTCCGTGGCGAAAGCGTTCGCCGGCCTCCTCGCGTTGAAGCCGATCCATCTCGAAATCTCTTCCGGGGAAGTGCGGGGGTTGATCGGCGAGAACGGCGCGGGTAAATCGACGCTCATCAAAATCCTCAGCGGCGTTCACGCTCCGGACCAAGGGACAATTCTCTGGAACGGCGCGGCGGTCCGCTTCGATTCACCGCGGGCGGCCCTGGCGGGGGGAATCGCGACGATTCACCAGGAACTGGCTTATTTTGGCCAACTGTCCGTCACGGAGAATTTGCTGATGGGCGAACGCTGGCCGCGGCATTGGTGGGGCGGGGTGAATTGGGGCGCCTTGCACTCCGAGGCGCGGTCGCAACTGGCACGTTTCGATCTCGACCTTTCTCCGCGCGCTTGTTTCCACGAACTGAGCGCCGCGCAACGGCAGGAAGTCGCGATTGCTCACGCGCTTTGCCGGCGCGCGCGGCTGCTGATCCTGGACGAACCAACTGCGAGCCTGAGCGAGCCGGAGGCGCAACGCCTGTTCGCTCAATTGCAGCGCCTCCGCCGCGAAGGCGTGGCGATCCTTTATGTCTCGCATCGCCTGGACGAAATTCTGCAACTGACGGATCGCATCGCCGTCCTGCGCGACGGCGAGTTGGTCGCCAACTATCGCACGTCCGAAACGGATCTGAACCAGCTCGTGCGGGACATGGTGGGACGCGCGCTGGAACAGATTTATCCGCGCACGCGGCCGGCCCGGAAAAGCGAACCGTTGCTGGAGCTGAACGGCGTGAGCTGCGCCGACCTGTTCCGGCGAATCAGTTTCCGCGTGCATGCCGGTGAAATCGTCGGGCTGGCCGGGTTGGTGGGCGCGGGGCGTTCGGAATTGGGCCGCGCCATTTACGGCTTGTACCCGATCGACGGCGGCGCGATGCGGCTGTGCGGCCGTTCCTGGAGACCTTCCGCGCCTCATCAGGCCTTGCAGGCGGGGCTCGTTTATTTGCCCGAGGAACGCAAGCGCCAGGGGCTGGTGCTCGATCATTCGGTGCGCGACTCGATCAGCATCGGCTTCTCCGAATTGATCTCGCGTTTTGGGTTGATCAAGAGTTCCGAGGAAACAAATCGGGTCGGGCAAGCGCTGGAGCGTTTTGCGATCCGCAGCCGGAGCCCAAGCCAGGAGGTCGGCACGCTCAGCGGGGGTAATCAACAAAAGGCCCTGCTCGCGCGCTGGCTGGAACGCGGGCCAACGGTGATCGTCCTGGACGAACCGACGCGCGGTGTGGACGTGGCCGCGAAAGCCGAGATCCACGCGCTGATTGACCGGCTCGCAGGCCAGGGCAAGGCCGTGCTCCTGATCTCCAGCGATCTGCCCGAAGTCCTGGGCATGAGCGACCGCGTGCTCGTGATGCACCGCGGCGAGATTGCGGCCGAACTCAGCGGTGGGAACATGACCCAGGAGAACGTCCTCCTGGCGGCATCCGGGCTCTGGACTTTGAAATGA
- a CDS encoding ABC transporter permease: MKDRYSRALLQRLIFLLAGNLLLLVAIRFYMKEGGSFSQVLWRAGPNVAPVAIAGLGMTGIIFAGAIDLSVASIIVVAGTVFGILVSHGAAPWACFAACLATAWSLSMANGYLVRLLKIPAIIVTLAGLAFYRGLALIIADLGVPGFSGNISVPDERYHGPGKMYAGWILIGVLVLAAIWELFAKSPRRWLALGNSEEACRLLGVSPGKVLQSAFCAGGVFLGLAALIFTTRVQAIEPARMALGFELQVIGAVVLGGTNIFGGEGSYAGTLLGAIFLYLILELLIYAGVSPYFQELIAGAIIVAVIGLDCALHRKEKLLAELA; encoded by the coding sequence ATGAAAGACCGCTACTCGCGCGCGTTGCTCCAGCGGCTCATCTTTTTGCTGGCGGGGAATCTTCTCCTTTTGGTCGCGATTCGATTTTACATGAAGGAAGGCGGTTCGTTCAGCCAGGTTTTGTGGCGGGCCGGCCCGAACGTGGCCCCCGTCGCCATCGCGGGACTGGGCATGACGGGCATCATCTTCGCCGGCGCCATCGATCTCTCCGTTGCTTCCATCATTGTCGTGGCGGGCACGGTGTTTGGCATTCTCGTTTCTCACGGCGCCGCGCCTTGGGCGTGCTTTGCCGCGTGCCTGGCGACGGCGTGGAGCCTGTCGATGGCCAATGGCTATCTGGTCCGGCTTCTCAAGATTCCCGCGATCATTGTCACGTTGGCTGGACTGGCCTTTTACCGGGGTCTGGCGCTCATCATCGCGGACCTGGGTGTTCCCGGCTTTAGCGGCAACATCTCCGTGCCGGACGAACGGTATCACGGCCCGGGAAAAATGTACGCGGGCTGGATTCTGATCGGAGTGCTGGTTCTCGCGGCGATATGGGAACTGTTCGCGAAATCGCCTCGGCGCTGGCTTGCGCTGGGGAACTCCGAGGAGGCGTGCCGGTTGCTCGGCGTCAGTCCAGGAAAGGTGCTGCAAAGCGCGTTCTGCGCGGGCGGGGTTTTTCTCGGGCTGGCCGCACTGATTTTCACCACGCGCGTGCAAGCCATCGAACCGGCGCGCATGGCGCTGGGCTTCGAACTGCAAGTCATCGGCGCGGTGGTCCTGGGCGGGACGAATATCTTTGGGGGGGAAGGCAGTTACGCCGGGACGCTTCTCGGCGCGATCTTTCTATATCTGATTCTCGAATTGCTGATCTACGCCGGGGTCAGTCCGTATTTCCAGGAACTCATCGCCGGAGCCATCATCGTTGCGGTGATCGGCCTCGACTGCGCGCTGCACCGGAAGGAAAAGTTGCTGGCCGAACTGGCGTGA
- a CDS encoding ABC transporter permease, producing the protein MKRWALPSLLAAEIAFFTWVSAPKIHSLNGWAVYFQNYFGDLVAQSAPVMLLAAGMTFVLMTAGIDLSVGSMVALVACVMSSFQAGPGFWWTAVPVGLALALTLGLTNGVLIAGLNIPPIIATLGTMILYRGMCFVVMGDLEKAPFVSVPGYESLGQFSGALVLIALVFLLGGSWFERSRWRREILMLGGNRVAARYAGIPVTRRLCEVYGAMGVLAFLAALCFTARNSSVSASSLTGLELHVIVAVVLGGTRVQGGAGSLWGSFLGVLLIAVLDEGLRGAAIWGEQNLPFKISHLEYVLLGILLVAGVWLNTRFGRPSR; encoded by the coding sequence ATGAAACGTTGGGCATTGCCATCCTTGCTGGCCGCCGAGATCGCGTTCTTTACCTGGGTCAGCGCTCCAAAAATCCATTCGCTCAATGGATGGGCGGTCTATTTCCAGAATTACTTTGGTGATCTCGTGGCGCAATCCGCGCCGGTCATGTTGCTGGCGGCGGGGATGACGTTCGTGCTCATGACCGCTGGCATCGATCTTTCGGTGGGATCGATGGTCGCGCTGGTCGCTTGCGTGATGTCTTCCTTTCAGGCCGGGCCCGGATTCTGGTGGACCGCCGTGCCGGTGGGTTTAGCGCTGGCGCTGACACTTGGATTGACGAACGGCGTCCTGATTGCGGGGCTGAACATTCCCCCCATCATCGCGACGCTGGGCACGATGATCCTTTATCGGGGAATGTGTTTTGTGGTCATGGGCGATCTGGAAAAAGCGCCGTTTGTCTCGGTGCCGGGATATGAAAGCCTCGGACAATTCTCCGGCGCATTGGTTCTCATAGCGCTCGTGTTTCTCTTGGGGGGAAGCTGGTTCGAACGCTCGCGCTGGCGGCGCGAAATTCTCATGCTGGGCGGCAATCGAGTCGCGGCACGGTATGCGGGCATTCCGGTGACGCGCCGGCTCTGCGAGGTCTATGGCGCGATGGGCGTGCTGGCGTTCCTGGCGGCGCTGTGCTTCACGGCGCGGAACAGTTCGGTCAGCGCCAGTTCTCTCACGGGATTGGAATTGCACGTGATCGTCGCCGTCGTGCTCGGTGGAACCCGCGTGCAAGGCGGCGCGGGCTCGCTCTGGGGAAGCTTCCTGGGCGTCTTGCTAATCGCGGTGTTGGATGAAGGCTTGCGCGGCGCGGCCATCTGGGGCGAGCAAAACCTGCCGTTCAAAATCAGCCATCTGGAATATGTGCTCCTCGGTATTCTGTTGGTCGCCGGCGTCTGGCTAAATACACGGTTCGGCCGGCCGTCGCGGTAA
- a CDS encoding alkaline phosphatase family protein — translation MKRTAVIDVVGLCRSLLGPATPRINEFAGKGGLATIVPAFPAVTCTAQSNYLTGTLPNRHGIVGNGWYHRELAEVQFWKQSNHLVQGRKIWDELRAQDPAFTCAKLFWWHNMYSTADYSITPRPMYPADGRKVFDIYASPLSIRSEIKKDLGEFPFPAFWGPAAGVDSPQGRADAASRWIAESAQWIENRYHPTLSLIYLPHLDYNLQRLGPANPALVRDVQHIDAIIGDLIDFFRARSVQVLLLSEYGIIDADTPIHLNRLFRAQGWLAIKDELGLELLDSGASKVFAVADHQVAHVYVNDRTLENKARSLLEKQDGIAQVLGRQQQAALGIDHPRAGDLIAVASERAWFTYYYWLEDRIAPDFARCVDIHRKPGYDPVELFLDPAQPLIKLKIAWRLLQKKLGFRMLMDVIPLDASLVKGSHGGRPSDPAHWPICIAQNRAPLAKAQLDSTEVYAVIREAVLGTY, via the coding sequence ATGAAGCGGACCGCGGTCATTGACGTCGTGGGGCTCTGCCGGTCGCTTCTGGGACCGGCGACGCCGAGAATCAATGAATTCGCCGGGAAAGGCGGGCTGGCCACAATTGTCCCCGCGTTCCCCGCCGTCACGTGCACCGCGCAATCGAATTATCTCACCGGCACTTTGCCGAACCGGCACGGAATCGTGGGCAATGGGTGGTACCACCGCGAGTTGGCCGAAGTTCAGTTCTGGAAACAATCCAATCACCTCGTCCAGGGCCGCAAAATCTGGGACGAACTCCGCGCGCAAGACCCCGCCTTCACGTGCGCAAAACTTTTTTGGTGGCACAACATGTATTCCACCGCCGATTACTCCATCACCCCGCGCCCGATGTACCCGGCCGATGGCCGCAAGGTCTTCGACATCTACGCGTCGCCGTTGTCCATTCGCTCCGAAATCAAGAAGGACCTCGGGGAGTTTCCATTCCCGGCGTTTTGGGGACCGGCGGCGGGCGTGGATTCTCCGCAAGGCCGCGCCGACGCCGCGTCGCGCTGGATCGCCGAATCGGCACAATGGATTGAAAACAGATACCACCCGACGCTTTCGCTCATTTATTTGCCACACCTGGATTACAACCTGCAACGGCTCGGCCCGGCGAATCCGGCCCTGGTTCGGGACGTGCAGCACATCGACGCCATCATTGGCGATCTGATTGATTTTTTCCGCGCCCGTTCCGTGCAGGTGCTGCTGTTGTCCGAATACGGAATCATCGACGCGGACACGCCGATCCACTTGAATCGCCTGTTCCGCGCGCAAGGCTGGCTGGCGATCAAAGACGAACTGGGCCTGGAACTGCTCGATAGCGGCGCGAGCAAAGTCTTCGCCGTGGCGGATCATCAGGTCGCGCACGTCTATGTGAACGACCGGACGTTGGAGAACAAAGCGCGCAGCTTGCTGGAAAAACAGGACGGCATCGCCCAGGTGCTGGGACGCCAGCAACAAGCCGCGCTCGGCATCGATCATCCCCGCGCGGGTGACCTGATCGCCGTTGCGTCGGAGCGCGCCTGGTTCACCTACTACTACTGGCTGGAAGATCGGATCGCTCCGGACTTTGCGCGCTGCGTCGATATTCATCGCAAGCCGGGCTACGATCCAGTCGAGTTGTTCCTCGATCCGGCGCAGCCGTTGATCAAGCTGAAAATTGCCTGGCGGCTGCTGCAAAAAAAACTTGGCTTCCGGATGCTCATGGATGTCATCCCGCTGGACGCGAGCCTGGTGAAAGGGTCGCATGGCGGGCGGCCTTCCGATCCCGCGCACTGGCCGATCTGCATCGCACAAAACCGCGCGCCGCTCGCGAAAGCGCAACTCGATTCGACCGAGGTTTATGCGGTGATCCGCGAGGCGGTTTTGGGAACTTACTGA
- a CDS encoding prenyltransferase yields the protein MPLAKTDTLTQFRTLLLLGRVSNLPTVWSNCLAGWLLGGGGESGLKFAALCAGTTCLYLGGMFLNDAFDTDFDRQHRKERPIPSAAIDVGEVWIWGFSWLAVGTLFLALLGATPAFLGLVLAGTIVLYDAVHKIITFSPVLMAACRFLLYLVAASTGRQGVTGLAGWSALVLGAYIVGLSYLARKESPRGPLRHWPCYLLAAPVLLALLVNDGAYRMRALVLSAILGAWIIRCLRYTFGGPNRSIGLTVSGLLAGIVLVDLLAVADAAASMGWIFALFFVAALLFQRFIPAT from the coding sequence ATGCCTTTGGCCAAAACCGACACGCTCACTCAGTTTCGGACGTTGCTGCTCCTCGGGCGGGTCTCGAATCTCCCGACGGTCTGGTCGAATTGCCTCGCGGGCTGGCTGCTGGGAGGCGGGGGCGAGAGCGGCCTGAAGTTCGCCGCGCTCTGCGCGGGCACGACGTGCCTTTATCTCGGCGGGATGTTTTTGAATGACGCGTTCGACACCGACTTCGACCGTCAACACCGCAAGGAACGGCCCATTCCTTCCGCCGCCATCGACGTCGGCGAAGTGTGGATCTGGGGTTTCTCCTGGCTCGCGGTGGGAACTCTTTTCCTCGCCCTTCTGGGAGCCACGCCGGCGTTTTTGGGACTCGTGCTGGCGGGAACCATCGTCCTCTACGATGCCGTCCACAAAATCATCACCTTCTCCCCTGTGCTGATGGCCGCGTGCCGGTTTTTGCTTTATCTCGTCGCCGCCTCAACGGGGCGGCAAGGCGTGACCGGGCTCGCGGGTTGGAGTGCGCTCGTGCTGGGCGCCTACATCGTCGGCTTGAGCTACCTCGCGCGAAAGGAAAGCCCGCGCGGTCCGCTGCGGCATTGGCCTTGTTATTTGCTGGCGGCTCCCGTGCTGCTGGCTCTGCTCGTGAATGACGGCGCCTACCGGATGCGCGCCCTGGTGCTCTCGGCTATCCTGGGTGCGTGGATCATTCGGTGTCTCCGCTATACCTTCGGCGGCCCGAACCGGAGCATTGGCCTGACGGTCTCCGGATTGCTGGCGGGCATCGTGTTGGTGGATCTGCTGGCGGTGGCGGACGCCGCGGCGTCGATGGGTTGGATCTTTGCGCTGTTTTTCGTCGCGGCGCTTTTGTTTCAGCGTTTTATCCCGGCGACATGA
- a CDS encoding sulfatase, with translation MKLTMLALLLSLLLLGSFSLAEAASSSPPNVLFIAVDDLNHWVGYLGRNAQTSTPNIDKLAARGVRFTRSYCAAPVCNPSRAALMSGLRPSTTGVYENNNDWRTAIPEDLPLTTAFRKAGYYICGAGKIYHEAYRRRSEWDDYLAGAGQDPAPTGDTGVGGIKFAPLDCKDEDLREWRIVQYGIDQLQKKQDKPFFLAVGLHKPHMPWNVPRKYYDLHPLDKIQLPPRLEKDLDDIPPAGVRMARPEGDHAAMLKSGRWKEAVQAYLAAISYADAMIGRLLDALDRSAYKDNTIICFWGDHGWHLGEKEHWRKFALWEEATRAPLIWVAPGLTKPGSVCDRTVDFMTIYPTLTDLCGIPTPKHVQGESIRRLLADPKAPWDKPAITTHKFMNHAVRTENWRFIRYANGDEELYDESKDPYEWTNLATKPEFAITKTELAKHLPAVNHADIGGTERPAARKPGNAGRKPGANRKP, from the coding sequence ATGAAACTGACCATGCTTGCCCTTCTTCTCAGTTTGCTGTTGCTGGGGAGCTTCTCCCTGGCCGAGGCGGCTTCATCCTCGCCGCCCAATGTCCTCTTCATCGCGGTCGATGACTTGAACCATTGGGTCGGTTATCTCGGCCGCAACGCGCAGACGAGCACGCCGAACATCGACAAACTGGCCGCGCGCGGCGTGCGGTTCACACGGAGTTATTGCGCGGCGCCTGTCTGCAATCCGTCTCGCGCTGCGCTCATGTCCGGACTACGCCCTTCCACCACGGGCGTGTACGAGAACAACAACGACTGGCGCACTGCCATCCCGGAAGACTTGCCTCTCACAACCGCATTTCGCAAAGCCGGCTACTACATCTGCGGCGCGGGCAAGATTTATCATGAGGCGTACCGCCGCCGCAGCGAATGGGATGACTATCTCGCTGGCGCCGGACAAGACCCGGCGCCGACCGGCGACACCGGCGTTGGCGGCATCAAGTTCGCCCCGCTCGACTGCAAGGACGAAGATTTGCGCGAGTGGAGAATCGTCCAGTACGGGATCGATCAATTGCAGAAGAAACAGGACAAGCCGTTCTTCCTCGCGGTCGGCCTGCACAAGCCGCACATGCCTTGGAACGTGCCGCGCAAATATTACGACTTGCACCCGCTCGACAAGATCCAGCTTCCGCCGCGCCTCGAAAAGGATCTCGATGACATCCCGCCCGCCGGCGTGCGCATGGCGAGACCCGAAGGCGACCACGCCGCGATGCTGAAGTCGGGCCGCTGGAAAGAAGCGGTCCAAGCGTACCTGGCGGCGATCTCCTATGCCGACGCGATGATTGGCCGGTTGCTCGACGCGCTCGACCGAAGCGCTTACAAGGACAACACGATTATTTGCTTCTGGGGCGATCACGGCTGGCACCTCGGCGAGAAGGAGCACTGGCGCAAGTTCGCGCTCTGGGAAGAAGCGACTCGCGCGCCGCTCATTTGGGTCGCGCCCGGCCTGACCAAACCGGGCAGCGTTTGCGATCGCACCGTGGATTTCATGACGATTTATCCCACACTCACGGATCTCTGCGGAATCCCGACGCCGAAGCACGTGCAAGGCGAGAGCATTCGTCGGCTGCTGGCCGATCCGAAAGCGCCGTGGGACAAGCCCGCGATCACCACGCACAAATTCATGAATCACGCGGTCCGCACGGAGAACTGGCGCTTCATCCGCTACGCGAACGGTGACGAGGAACTCTACGACGAATCCAAAGATCCGTATGAGTGGACCAACCTGGCGACGAAGCCAGAATTCGCCATTACGAAAACCGAACTGGCCAAACACCTGCCTGCGGTGAACCACGCGGACATCGGCGGCACGGAGCGGCCCGCGGCCAGGAAGCCAGGCAATGCCGGAAGGAAACCCGGCGCGAACCGAAAACCCTGA
- a CDS encoding sulfatase encodes MEAEAERTGPFGKQSCGWCRFFKFWISGLSRISDFGFRIPAVPQPSAFRACLKNGWNGLPARFWGQPAAKRPGGLVARRNRPVACSTQKTVFRQALSRPALSHCSLVLWALLGINVIGALSPAAAAAPRQPNVLFIAVDDMNNDLGCYGHLMVKSPNIDRLARMGVKFDRAYCQFPLCSPSRSSLMTGLRPSQTRVFNLQYHFRTGLPDVVTLSQLFKNNGYFAARVGKIYHYGNPGQIGTSGLDDPPSWSQVINPAGRDKTVIETNILNYTPKRGLGSAMCYLPDAEGRDEDHTDGKVALETIKLLEAHRDKPFFIATGFYKPHTPYVAPKKYFDLYPLDSIKLPAIPADEQARAPKPALASNAPWPYFGVTEDQARECKRAYYATISFVDAQIGKVLEAMDRLQLWDNTIVVFWSDHGYHLGEHGLWMKQSLFEESARVPLIIVAPGTKARGKTSPRVVEFVDLYPTLADLAELTPPANLAGASLRPLLNNPIRRWNRPAFTQVQRGQFPGYSVRTERWRYIEWDDGAKGTQLYDHRTDPRELNNLAANPKYAKTVAEMKALIKRNWPVRVEGGRAPDARKPGA; translated from the coding sequence ATGGAGGCTGAGGCTGAGCGAACTGGCCCATTCGGAAAACAATCCTGCGGTTGGTGTCGCTTTTTCAAGTTCTGGATTTCCGGTTTGTCTCGGATTTCGGATTTCGGATTTCGGATTCCGGCTGTTCCTCAGCCGAGCGCGTTCAGAGCCTGTCTGAAAAATGGGTGGAACGGGCTACCAGCCCGTTTTTGGGGGCAACCTGCCGCCAAAAGGCCCGGCGGGCTGGTAGCCCGCCGCAACAGGCCGGTGGCCTGTTCCACCCAGAAGACAGTTTTCAGACAGGCTCTCAGTCGCCCGGCGTTGAGCCATTGCTCCCTCGTGCTCTGGGCATTGCTTGGCATAAACGTGATCGGCGCACTTTCCCCAGCCGCCGCCGCCGCGCCCCGCCAACCCAACGTCCTCTTTATCGCCGTGGATGACATGAACAACGATTTGGGCTGCTACGGCCATCTGATGGTGAAGTCGCCGAACATCGACCGCTTGGCGCGGATGGGCGTCAAATTTGACCGCGCCTATTGCCAGTTTCCGCTGTGCAGTCCGAGCCGTTCTTCGCTCATGACCGGATTGCGTCCGAGCCAGACGCGCGTCTTCAATTTGCAGTATCATTTCCGCACCGGCCTGCCCGACGTTGTGACCCTGTCGCAGTTGTTCAAGAACAACGGCTACTTCGCCGCGCGCGTGGGGAAGATTTATCACTACGGCAATCCGGGCCAGATCGGAACCAGCGGCCTTGATGATCCGCCTTCGTGGAGCCAGGTCATCAACCCGGCTGGCCGCGACAAGACCGTCATCGAAACCAACATCCTCAATTACACGCCCAAGCGCGGGCTCGGCAGCGCCATGTGCTACCTTCCCGACGCGGAAGGCCGCGATGAAGACCACACCGATGGCAAAGTCGCGCTCGAAACCATCAAGCTCCTTGAAGCGCACCGGGACAAACCGTTCTTCATCGCGACCGGCTTCTACAAACCCCACACGCCGTATGTCGCGCCGAAGAAATATTTCGATCTCTATCCGCTTGATTCCATCAAGCTACCGGCCATCCCTGCCGATGAACAGGCCCGCGCGCCGAAACCCGCGCTCGCGTCCAACGCGCCCTGGCCATATTTCGGTGTGACCGAAGATCAGGCGCGCGAGTGCAAGCGCGCGTACTATGCGACGATCTCATTCGTGGACGCCCAGATCGGCAAAGTGCTCGAAGCGATGGACCGGCTGCAACTTTGGGACAACACCATCGTCGTGTTCTGGAGCGACCACGGCTATCACCTTGGCGAACACGGCCTGTGGATGAAGCAAAGTTTGTTCGAGGAATCTGCGCGCGTGCCTTTGATCATCGTGGCGCCGGGAACAAAGGCCCGCGGCAAAACTTCGCCGCGCGTGGTCGAGTTCGTCGATCTTTATCCGACGCTGGCAGACCTGGCGGAACTCACGCCCCCGGCGAACCTGGCGGGCGCAAGCTTGCGGCCCTTGCTCAACAATCCGATCCGGCGCTGGAATCGCCCGGCGTTCACGCAAGTCCAGCGCGGCCAGTTTCCCGGCTACTCCGTGCGGACGGAACGATGGCGTTACATCGAGTGGGATGATGGCGCGAAGGGAACTCAACTTTACGACCACAGAACCGATCCGCGCGAATTGAACAACCTCGCGGCGAACCCGAAATACGCGAAGACCGTTGCCGAGATGAAAGCGCTGATCAAAAGGAATTGGCCCGTGCGCGTGGAAGGCGGCCGCGCGCCGGACGCAAGAAAACCAGGCGCATGA
- a CDS encoding Gfo/Idh/MocA family oxidoreductase: MNKTSNLRPSTSRRQFLKASSTVALGGVVGTRLALSGNAFAQNSETLRIGLIGCGGRGSGAASQALHADKNVVLTAMGDAFSNKLHGSLNALQKDFPDRVKVDPDHCFVGLDAYQKVLASGVDVVILATPPGFRPLHFKAAVDSNKHIFCEKPMATDSPGVRTVMAAAEEARKKKLAVVAGFCWRYDYARRALFQRIHDGAIGDLRALYHCYYTGPVKPMPPAASRPAGMSDVEWQLRNWYNFVWLSGDGYVEQAVHSVDKLAWAMRDMPPVKCTAVGGRQIPNNEGNIYDHIEVNYEYPNGVRGFVVHRQITNCDGGVYDHIMGSKGIANITGRRGRQVDITGADEWFYNGPTPDMYQVEHDELFASIRAGTPINDGVRMCTSTLLAIMGRTSAYTGQEITWDQALNSQEKLVPEPLEWNMSLPIAPMAMPGRTRLG; encoded by the coding sequence ATGAACAAGACCTCCAACCTCCGCCCGTCCACGTCCCGCCGCCAATTCCTTAAAGCTTCCTCAACCGTCGCCCTCGGCGGCGTCGTCGGCACCCGGCTGGCGCTTTCCGGAAACGCCTTTGCCCAGAACAGCGAAACCCTCCGCATCGGCCTCATTGGCTGCGGCGGGCGCGGTTCCGGCGCCGCCAGCCAGGCGCTTCACGCAGACAAAAACGTCGTCTTGACCGCGATGGGCGACGCGTTCTCCAACAAACTCCACGGCAGCCTCAATGCGCTTCAAAAAGATTTCCCTGATCGCGTGAAAGTGGATCCCGACCATTGTTTCGTCGGCCTGGACGCCTATCAAAAGGTCCTCGCCAGCGGCGTGGACGTGGTCATTCTGGCGACGCCGCCCGGATTCCGCCCCTTGCACTTCAAGGCCGCCGTGGACTCGAACAAACACATCTTCTGCGAGAAACCGATGGCCACGGATTCGCCCGGCGTCCGCACAGTTATGGCCGCAGCCGAGGAAGCCAGGAAGAAGAAGCTCGCGGTCGTGGCCGGTTTCTGCTGGCGCTATGACTACGCCCGGCGCGCGTTGTTCCAACGCATCCACGACGGCGCCATTGGCGATCTGCGCGCGCTTTATCACTGTTACTACACCGGACCGGTGAAGCCGATGCCGCCCGCGGCGAGTCGCCCCGCAGGCATGAGCGATGTCGAGTGGCAATTGCGGAACTGGTACAACTTCGTCTGGCTAAGCGGCGACGGCTATGTCGAGCAGGCTGTCCACAGCGTCGATAAACTCGCCTGGGCCATGCGCGACATGCCCCCCGTGAAATGCACCGCCGTCGGCGGGCGGCAGATTCCGAACAATGAAGGCAACATCTACGACCACATCGAGGTGAACTACGAATATCCCAACGGCGTCCGCGGTTTCGTCGTCCATCGGCAAATCACCAACTGCGATGGCGGCGTTTACGACCACATCATGGGCAGCAAAGGCATCGCCAATATCACCGGGCGACGCGGACGCCAGGTGGATATCACCGGCGCCGATGAGTGGTTCTACAACGGCCCCACGCCGGACATGTATCAGGTCGAGCACGACGAGTTGTTCGCCTCCATCCGCGCCGGCACACCGATCAACGACGGCGTCCGCATGTGTACGAGCACGTTGCTCGCGATCATGGGACGGACCTCGGCCTACACCGGACAGGAGATCACTTGGGATCAGGCGCTCAATTCCCAGGAGAAACTCGTCCCGGAACCGCTCGAATGGAACATGTCTTTGCCCATCGCTCCCATGGCCATGCCTGGACGAACGCGCTTGGGCTGA